The Streptomyces sp. DH-12 genome has a window encoding:
- a CDS encoding SpoIIE family protein phosphatase, whose product MELRRTPAGPAGVAADSPVGRLAATVDRLSREVRAAQAEAEGRALIELAKGILVERLGCGPAQAARQLAELTEQAGTTQLEFAVEVINQAARDRMSEVTNAFLAATRAAGEAEADPAAVRLRAAESGALAADDTQAVAESLLEQALRPLGAVAVAIWAAAADGSLTLAGSAGFSPAEAARWYYVPPDVATVARCGLAERDGLWIESLSQRGLPSVGRHHHPDGGRAAVPAGTGGRVYGVLEIVWPTPLPSQPPQIVRQVEALAELCAHTLETFTVPDDPSRPPRVLPDAAELMDLADGLYDPALVLVPHLDESGNLLDFRIQHVNSRFLDPAGRPRGMVSGALLLEAYPMAAGESELFQRIERVYATGEPFRARRMHLTALVDQVPLSAVADISVSRHGAGILFIWRIEDETARLASLLQHAQRLGRIGGFEENLLTGEITWNGQLFDLYGRPETSPPVPLENLPAHAHPDDAVTIGRFLRTLLHHRRPASAAFRLQRPDGVTRHIRVVAEPVLDTDGRLLTVRGAYQDISSQHWTEVALAATRDQLAHTEQHASERDRLALQLQRAIMPPAQAPLQVPDLDVAVRYRPAEAEQLVGGDWYDAVVLPSRLVLLCVGDVAGHGIEAATSMVVLRNALRGLAVTGAGPGQLLSWLNMVAHHLTGGVTATAVCGLYDPATRTLRWARAGHLPPVLVRGSEAAPLPPVQGLLLGAVPEARYEEGEVQLAAEDNLLMYTDGLIERRDRSVEESLTHLLTTAATVPGTLDQRLDRLLTYSRSDTDDDTCIVGIRVG is encoded by the coding sequence ATGGAGCTGCGGCGCACCCCGGCAGGACCCGCCGGGGTGGCCGCCGACTCCCCCGTGGGCCGGCTGGCGGCGACGGTGGACCGGCTGAGCCGTGAGGTGCGCGCCGCGCAGGCGGAGGCCGAGGGGCGGGCCCTGATCGAGCTCGCCAAGGGCATCCTCGTGGAGCGCCTCGGCTGCGGTCCCGCGCAGGCGGCCCGGCAGCTCGCCGAACTGACCGAGCAGGCCGGGACGACCCAGCTGGAGTTCGCGGTCGAGGTGATCAACCAGGCCGCCCGGGACCGGATGTCCGAGGTGACCAACGCCTTCCTGGCCGCCACCCGGGCGGCCGGCGAGGCGGAGGCGGACCCGGCGGCCGTACGGCTGCGCGCGGCGGAGAGCGGGGCGCTCGCCGCCGACGACACCCAGGCGGTGGCCGAGTCGCTGCTGGAGCAGGCGCTGCGTCCGCTGGGCGCGGTGGCCGTGGCGATCTGGGCGGCCGCCGCCGACGGGTCGCTGACCCTGGCGGGCAGTGCGGGCTTCTCCCCCGCCGAGGCGGCGCGCTGGTACTACGTGCCGCCGGACGTGGCGACGGTCGCGCGGTGCGGTCTGGCCGAGCGCGACGGGCTGTGGATCGAGTCGCTGTCCCAGCGGGGGCTGCCCAGCGTCGGGCGGCACCACCACCCCGACGGCGGCCGCGCGGCGGTGCCCGCCGGCACCGGGGGGCGTGTGTACGGGGTGCTGGAGATCGTCTGGCCCACGCCGCTGCCCTCGCAGCCGCCGCAGATCGTGCGGCAGGTGGAGGCGCTGGCCGAGCTGTGCGCGCACACCCTGGAGACGTTCACCGTGCCGGACGACCCCAGCCGGCCGCCGCGGGTGCTGCCGGACGCCGCGGAGCTGATGGACCTGGCCGACGGGCTGTACGACCCGGCCCTGGTGCTGGTGCCGCACCTGGACGAGTCGGGGAACCTGCTCGACTTCCGCATCCAGCACGTCAACAGCCGCTTCCTGGACCCGGCGGGCCGGCCGCGCGGCATGGTCAGCGGGGCGCTGCTGCTGGAGGCGTACCCGATGGCCGCCGGGGAGAGCGAGCTGTTCCAGCGGATCGAGCGGGTGTACGCCACGGGTGAGCCGTTCCGGGCCCGGCGCATGCACCTGACCGCGCTGGTCGACCAGGTGCCGCTGTCGGCGGTCGCGGACATCAGCGTGAGCCGGCACGGCGCGGGGATCCTGTTCATCTGGCGGATCGAGGACGAGACGGCCCGGCTGGCGAGCCTGCTGCAGCACGCGCAGCGGCTCGGCCGGATCGGCGGGTTCGAGGAGAACCTGCTGACCGGGGAGATCACCTGGAACGGCCAGCTGTTCGACCTGTACGGGCGTCCTGAGACCAGCCCGCCGGTGCCGCTGGAGAACCTGCCGGCGCACGCCCACCCGGACGACGCGGTCACCATCGGCCGTTTCCTGCGCACGCTGCTGCACCACCGGCGGCCGGCCTCGGCCGCCTTCCGGCTGCAGCGGCCCGACGGGGTGACCCGGCACATCCGGGTGGTCGCCGAGCCGGTGCTGGACACCGACGGGCGGCTGCTCACCGTACGGGGCGCCTACCAGGACATCTCGTCGCAGCACTGGACCGAGGTGGCGCTGGCGGCGACCCGCGACCAGCTCGCCCACACCGAGCAGCACGCCAGCGAGCGGGACCGGCTGGCGCTGCAGCTGCAGCGCGCGATCATGCCGCCCGCGCAGGCGCCGCTGCAGGTGCCCGACCTGGACGTGGCCGTGCGCTACCGGCCCGCCGAGGCGGAGCAGCTGGTCGGCGGCGACTGGTACGACGCGGTGGTGCTGCCGTCCCGGCTGGTGCTGCTGTGCGTGGGCGACGTCGCCGGTCACGGCATCGAGGCGGCGACCAGCATGGTGGTGCTGCGCAACGCGCTGCGCGGGCTCGCCGTCACCGGCGCGGGACCGGGGCAGCTGCTGTCGTGGCTCAACATGGTGGCGCACCATCTGACCGGCGGGGTCACGGCCACCGCCGTGTGCGGCCTGTACGACCCGGCCACCCGCACCCTGCGGTGGGCGCGGGCCGGCCATCTGCCGCCGGTGCTGGTGCGCGGCTCCGAGGCGGCCCCGCTGCCCCCGGTGCAAGGTCTGCTGCTGGGCGCCGTGCCGGAGGCGCGTTACGAGGAGGGGGAGGTGCAGCTCGCCGCGGAGGACAACCTCCTCATGTACACGGACGGGCTGATCGAGCGCCGGGACCGCTCGGTGGAGGAGTCGCTGACGCATCTGCTCACCACCGCGGCCACGGTGCCGGGCACGCTCGACCAGCGGCTGGACCGGCTGCTCACGTACAGCAGGTCGGACACCGACGACGACACCTGCATCGTGGGGATCAGGGTGGGGTAG
- a CDS encoding AMP-dependent synthetase/ligase — translation MRDLALAPPSAPPLTGGLADSLFARAAESPAMPVLARRTGPASATWEEVTAAEFRDEVVDLAKGLITSGVSPGARVAIMARTRYEWTVLCHALWTVGAEVVPVYPTSSREQVEWILRDSGCVAVLVEDEQSVMTVGSVCAQLPRLRHVWQLDAGALDQLVARGEAIPAATVDSMRRIVMPDSTAVVAYTSGTSGHAMGCALSHRGLAFVCDTLLAGWGHVAAPPGEQGSVLAFLPFSHVYGLMIQSLCVRGGLLMGHEPDLGAEALSTAMRTFRPTYLYAVPSLLEKIYKNFLRASQQSGRGALFERAAATARDFAAATERQRLGRGSGPGLDLRMQHALYERTVYRRLRATLGGRVLRATSGGSPLARDLSLFYEGIGIYVHDGYGLTETSGGVTMQPYGREKSGTVGQPLPGTAIKVAEDGEILVRGPSVFQGYMGDPAATRAVLRDGWLATGDLGRLDGEGYLTFTGRKKDIIVTSSGKSVAPAALEQRLRMHPLVHQAVVVGDNRPCVGALITLDPDFLADWRAALSLPGDAPAREAREENALRDEIGRAVAAANSSVSRSESIRVFRVLPEPFDVSNGLLTPSMKLRRDEIVRRYALEIDAMYQSRTRPARTPAPADTSVWDEDDVFR, via the coding sequence ATGCGCGACCTCGCTCTCGCTCCCCCGTCCGCCCCGCCCCTGACCGGCGGCCTCGCCGACAGCCTGTTCGCGAGGGCGGCCGAGAGCCCGGCCATGCCGGTGCTCGCCCGCCGCACCGGCCCGGCCTCCGCCACCTGGGAGGAGGTGACCGCCGCCGAGTTCCGCGACGAGGTGGTCGATCTGGCCAAGGGCCTGATCACGTCCGGCGTCTCGCCCGGCGCCCGCGTCGCGATCATGGCGCGCACCCGCTACGAGTGGACCGTCCTGTGCCACGCCCTGTGGACGGTGGGCGCCGAGGTCGTGCCGGTCTACCCGACCTCCTCGCGGGAACAGGTCGAGTGGATCCTGCGTGACTCCGGCTGTGTGGCGGTGCTGGTCGAGGACGAGCAGAGCGTGATGACCGTGGGCTCGGTGTGCGCCCAGCTGCCCCGCCTGCGGCACGTGTGGCAGCTCGACGCGGGAGCGCTGGACCAGCTGGTCGCCCGCGGCGAGGCGATCCCGGCGGCCACGGTCGACTCGATGCGGCGGATCGTGATGCCGGACTCCACGGCCGTGGTGGCGTACACCTCCGGCACCTCGGGGCACGCCATGGGCTGCGCCCTCAGCCACCGCGGGCTGGCGTTCGTCTGCGACACGCTGCTGGCGGGCTGGGGCCATGTCGCGGCGCCGCCCGGCGAGCAGGGGTCCGTGCTGGCGTTCCTGCCGTTCTCGCACGTCTACGGACTGATGATCCAGAGCCTGTGCGTCCGCGGCGGCCTGCTGATGGGACACGAGCCGGACCTCGGCGCGGAGGCGCTGTCCACGGCGATGCGCACCTTCCGGCCCACCTATCTGTACGCGGTGCCGTCCCTGCTGGAGAAGATCTACAAGAACTTCCTGCGCGCCTCGCAGCAGTCGGGGCGCGGCGCGCTGTTCGAGCGGGCCGCCGCCACCGCGCGGGACTTCGCGGCGGCGACGGAGCGGCAGCGGCTCGGACGCGGCTCCGGCCCCGGGCTCGACCTGCGGATGCAGCACGCCCTGTACGAGCGGACCGTCTACCGCAGACTGCGGGCGACCCTCGGCGGCCGGGTGCTGCGGGCCACGTCCGGCGGCTCGCCGCTCGCCCGCGACCTGTCCCTCTTCTACGAGGGCATCGGCATCTACGTGCACGACGGGTACGGCCTCACCGAGACCAGCGGCGGCGTGACCATGCAGCCGTACGGCCGGGAGAAGTCGGGTACCGTCGGGCAGCCGCTGCCGGGCACCGCGATCAAGGTGGCCGAGGACGGGGAGATCCTGGTGCGCGGGCCGTCGGTGTTCCAGGGGTACATGGGCGACCCGGCCGCCACCCGCGCGGTCCTGCGGGACGGCTGGCTGGCCACCGGCGACCTGGGCCGGCTGGACGGCGAGGGCTACCTCACGTTCACCGGCCGGAAGAAGGACATCATCGTCACCAGCAGCGGCAAGAGCGTGGCCCCGGCCGCCCTGGAGCAACGGCTGCGGATGCATCCGCTGGTGCACCAGGCGGTGGTGGTGGGCGACAACCGGCCGTGCGTGGGCGCCCTGATCACCCTGGACCCGGACTTCCTGGCGGACTGGCGGGCGGCGCTGTCGCTGCCCGGCGACGCCCCGGCCCGCGAGGCGCGCGAGGAGAACGCCCTGCGGGACGAGATCGGGCGGGCGGTCGCCGCGGCCAACAGCAGCGTGTCCCGCTCGGAGTCGATCCGCGTGTTCCGCGTGCTGCCGGAGCCGTTCGACGTGTCCAACGGCCTGCTGACGCCGTCGATGAAACTGCGGCGGGACGAGATCGTGCGCCGGTACGCGCTGGAGATCGACGCGATGTACCAGTCCCGCACGCGTCCGGCGCGCACCCCGGCGCCGGCCGACACGTCGGTGTGGGACGAGGACGACGTCTTCCGCTGA
- a CDS encoding ATP-binding protein, whose amino-acid sequence MAPEPQRDRTLTGEEITSRIASFPGELHDVTDARLVAEEFLFDLARASAPSAPEHWDDILLVVTELAANAVQYAPGPFELRLRRTFDGVHVVMHDTSTTEPAPRPFHPHSGGGGIGWHLIHTLCDQVSVVTHERGKDIHVFLPW is encoded by the coding sequence ATGGCACCCGAGCCGCAGAGGGACAGGACACTGACCGGCGAGGAGATCACGAGCCGCATCGCCAGCTTCCCGGGGGAGCTGCACGATGTGACGGACGCGCGTCTGGTCGCGGAGGAATTCCTCTTCGACCTGGCCCGCGCGTCGGCGCCGTCGGCGCCGGAGCACTGGGACGACATACTCCTGGTGGTGACGGAACTGGCCGCCAACGCGGTGCAGTACGCCCCCGGCCCGTTCGAGCTGCGGCTGCGCCGCACGTTCGACGGGGTGCACGTCGTGATGCACGACACCAGCACCACCGAGCCTGCCCCGCGCCCGTTCCATCCGCACAGCGGCGGGGGCGGCATCGGGTGGCATCTGATCCACACGCTCTGCGACCAGGTGAGCGTCGTGACCCACGAGCGCGGGAAGGACATCCACGTCTTCCTGCCGTGGTGA
- a CDS encoding STAS domain-containing protein has product MPIAQDPLSVEVTLPREDVALLTVEGYLDVDTATEFQHHLANQLHHGRRHFLLDLSAVPFMDSSGMNIILRVYQEARELPGSVHIISPTPAVRRILDLTGVSITVPVSGSVDEALERVDRHEPAPAEPEA; this is encoded by the coding sequence GTGCCCATTGCCCAGGATCCGTTGTCCGTAGAGGTGACACTTCCCCGTGAGGATGTGGCGCTGCTCACGGTGGAGGGCTACTTGGACGTCGACACGGCGACCGAGTTCCAGCACCACCTGGCCAACCAGCTGCACCACGGCCGCCGGCACTTCCTGCTGGATCTGTCGGCGGTCCCCTTCATGGACTCCTCCGGCATGAACATCATCCTGCGCGTCTACCAGGAGGCGCGGGAGCTGCCTGGGAGCGTGCACATCATCTCCCCCACCCCGGCCGTGCGCCGGATTCTCGACCTGACGGGCGTCAGCATCACCGTGCCCGTCTCGGGAAGCGTCGACGAGGCGCTGGAGCGCGTGGACCGGCACGAGCCGGCCCCGGCCGAGCCCGAGGCCTGA
- a CDS encoding response regulator, with the protein MTSRSTEGTDTVPGDKELRQLLAGLTAVRDGDFGTRLPGDADGLMGDIAKVFNGMVDQLSLFTSEVTRVAREVGTEGTLGGQAQVPGVSGTWADLTDSVNAMAGNLTAQVRNVAQVTTAVAKGDLSQKITVDARGEILELKNTINTMVDQLSAFADEVTRVAREVGTEGRLGGQAEVEGVSGTWKRLTENVNELAGNLTRQVRAIAEVTSAVAEGDLTRSVNVEASGEVAELKDNINAMVESLRETTRANQEQDWLKTNLARVSGLMQGHRDLPVVAELIMDELVPLVSAQYGAFYLAEDGEDGPELRLVGSYGYPDDSERPTRIPFGKTLVGQAARSRRTILVDALPPDYVTISSGLGQVVPTALVLLPIVVEGQVLGVIELASVTPFTQIHQDFLAQLMETIGVNVNTIVANARTDELLVESQRLTAELQERSAELQTQQEELQRSNAELEDKAALLAAQNRDIEAKNLQIEQARQELEARAQQLSLASKYKSEFLANMSHELRTPLNSLLILAQLLAQNPSRNLSPKQVEYAQIIHSAGSDLLQLINDILDLSKVEAGKMDVSPERVELRRLVEYVEVTFRPMTMQKSLDFTVTTAPGAPADLLTDDSRLRQVLRNLLSNAVKFTERGQVELRIEPAPDDEVPGEVLRGGPVVAFRVRDTGVGIPEQHLESIFGAFQQADGTTSRKYGGTGLGLSITREIAHLLGGAVTVDSVAGQGSTFTLFLPVARPDFEQQLRPAPAVESEPAGGAELPEATSRRAPAIEAAPAEPGQRPRRLLVVEERPRGLLTLVAESVVQDVAHAGGGSRPSVDIITAVGAQEAAGALAADPCHCVVLELGMAEAEVTRFLEALRGDSALASVPVLVHSGHRADADVEAALRSRASGTALEFLSSLDDLRERIALHLSAEEPGDVLSLVRPDEAQRATPEAVVDGSFAGRTVLVVDDDARNLFALSGILELHGFRVLHAEDGRKGIERLVENPDVALVLMDVMMPELDGYAATAEIRTMPQYADLPIIAVTAKAMPGDREKSLASGASDYVTKPVDSRELIACVRRWLPA; encoded by the coding sequence ATGACCAGCAGAAGCACCGAGGGGACCGACACGGTGCCGGGGGACAAGGAGCTGAGGCAGCTCCTCGCGGGGCTGACGGCCGTCCGGGACGGGGACTTCGGGACCCGGCTCCCGGGCGACGCCGACGGACTCATGGGGGACATCGCCAAGGTCTTCAACGGGATGGTGGACCAGCTGTCGCTGTTCACCTCCGAAGTGACCCGTGTCGCACGCGAGGTGGGGACCGAGGGGACGCTCGGCGGTCAGGCGCAGGTGCCGGGGGTCTCGGGCACCTGGGCGGACCTCACCGACTCGGTGAACGCCATGGCGGGCAACCTGACGGCTCAGGTCCGCAACGTCGCCCAGGTGACGACGGCGGTGGCGAAGGGCGACCTGTCGCAGAAGATCACCGTCGACGCCCGCGGCGAGATCCTCGAACTCAAGAACACCATCAACACGATGGTCGACCAGCTCTCCGCCTTCGCCGACGAGGTCACCCGCGTCGCCCGCGAGGTCGGCACCGAGGGACGGCTCGGCGGACAGGCGGAGGTCGAGGGCGTCTCCGGCACGTGGAAGCGGCTCACGGAGAACGTCAACGAGCTGGCGGGGAACCTCACCCGGCAGGTCCGCGCGATCGCCGAGGTGACCAGCGCGGTCGCCGAGGGCGACCTGACCCGCTCGGTGAACGTGGAGGCGTCCGGCGAGGTCGCCGAGCTCAAGGACAACATCAACGCGATGGTGGAGTCCCTGCGCGAGACCACCCGGGCCAACCAGGAGCAGGACTGGCTCAAGACCAACCTGGCCCGGGTGTCCGGGCTGATGCAGGGCCACCGCGACCTGCCCGTGGTCGCGGAGCTGATCATGGACGAGCTGGTGCCGCTGGTGTCCGCCCAGTACGGCGCCTTCTACCTCGCGGAGGACGGCGAGGACGGTCCCGAGCTGCGTCTCGTCGGCTCCTACGGCTACCCGGACGACAGCGAGCGGCCGACCCGCATCCCCTTCGGCAAGACCCTCGTCGGGCAGGCCGCGCGCAGCCGGCGCACCATCCTGGTGGACGCGCTGCCGCCGGACTACGTGACCATCTCCTCCGGACTCGGCCAGGTGGTGCCGACCGCCCTGGTGCTGCTGCCGATCGTGGTCGAGGGCCAGGTCCTCGGCGTGATCGAGCTGGCGTCGGTGACCCCGTTCACCCAGATCCACCAGGACTTCCTGGCGCAGCTCATGGAGACCATCGGCGTCAACGTCAACACCATCGTGGCGAACGCCCGCACCGACGAGCTGCTGGTGGAGTCGCAGCGGCTGACCGCCGAACTGCAGGAGCGGTCGGCGGAGTTGCAGACCCAGCAGGAGGAACTGCAGCGGTCCAACGCCGAACTGGAGGACAAGGCGGCGCTGCTGGCCGCGCAGAACCGGGACATCGAGGCGAAGAACCTCCAGATCGAGCAGGCCCGGCAGGAACTCGAGGCGCGGGCGCAGCAGTTGTCGCTCGCCTCGAAGTACAAGTCGGAGTTCCTGGCGAACATGAGCCACGAGCTGCGCACCCCGCTCAACAGCCTGCTGATCCTGGCCCAGTTGCTCGCCCAGAACCCCTCGCGCAACCTCTCCCCCAAGCAGGTGGAGTACGCGCAGATCATCCACTCGGCGGGCTCGGATCTGCTCCAGCTGATCAACGACATCCTCGACCTGTCGAAGGTCGAGGCCGGGAAGATGGACGTCAGCCCCGAGCGGGTGGAGCTGCGCCGGCTCGTCGAGTACGTCGAGGTCACCTTCCGGCCGATGACCATGCAGAAGAGCCTGGACTTCACGGTCACCACGGCGCCGGGCGCGCCCGCGGACCTGCTCACCGACGACTCGCGGCTGCGTCAGGTGCTGCGCAACCTGCTGTCCAACGCGGTGAAGTTCACCGAGCGGGGCCAGGTGGAGCTGCGGATCGAGCCGGCCCCGGACGACGAGGTGCCCGGCGAGGTGCTCCGGGGCGGTCCCGTGGTCGCCTTCCGGGTGCGGGACACCGGGGTGGGCATCCCGGAACAGCATCTGGAGTCGATCTTCGGCGCCTTCCAGCAGGCCGACGGCACCACCAGCCGCAAGTACGGCGGCACCGGCCTGGGCCTGTCCATCACCCGGGAGATCGCGCACCTGCTGGGCGGCGCGGTCACCGTGGACAGCGTCGCCGGACAGGGGTCCACGTTCACGCTGTTCCTGCCGGTGGCCCGGCCGGACTTCGAGCAGCAGCTGCGGCCCGCGCCGGCCGTGGAGAGCGAGCCGGCCGGCGGCGCGGAGCTGCCGGAGGCCACGTCCCGCCGGGCGCCCGCGATCGAGGCCGCTCCGGCCGAGCCGGGACAACGCCCGCGCCGGCTGCTGGTGGTGGAGGAGCGGCCCCGCGGGCTGCTCACCCTGGTCGCGGAGAGCGTGGTGCAGGACGTCGCGCACGCGGGCGGCGGCTCCCGGCCGTCGGTGGACATCATCACCGCCGTCGGCGCCCAGGAGGCGGCCGGCGCGCTGGCCGCCGACCCCTGCCACTGCGTGGTGCTGGAGCTGGGCATGGCGGAGGCGGAGGTGACCCGCTTCCTGGAGGCCCTGCGCGGGGACTCCGCCCTGGCGAGCGTGCCCGTCCTGGTGCACAGCGGGCACCGCGCCGACGCCGACGTGGAGGCGGCCCTGCGCTCCCGCGCCTCGGGCACGGCGCTGGAGTTCCTGTCCAGCCTGGACGACCTGCGGGAGCGGATCGCGCTGCACCTGTCGGCGGAGGAGCCCGGCGACGTGCTGTCGCTGGTGCGCCCGGACGAGGCGCAGCGGGCGACGCCGGAGGCCGTGGTGGACGGCTCGTTCGCGGGCCGGACCGTGCTGGTCGTGGACGACGACGCGCGCAACCTGTTCGCGCTGAGCGGCATCCTGGAGCTGCACGGTTTCCGGGTGCTGCACGCCGAGGACGGCCGCAAGGGCATCGAGAGACTGGTGGAGAACCCGGACGTGGCGCTGGTCCTGATGGACGTGATGATGCCCGAGCTGGACGGGTACGCCGCCACGGCCGAGATCCGGACGATGCCGCAGTACGCGGACCTGCCGATCATCGCGGTGACCGCGAAGGCGATGCCCGGCGACCGGGAGAAGAGCCTCGCGTCGGGCGCCAGCGACTACGTCACCAAGCCGGTCGACAGCCGTGAGCTGATCGCCTGCGTCCGCCGCTGGCTGCCGGCATGA
- a CDS encoding DUF6480 family protein, translating into MTYVNPDPDPERTTGLEAGGGVPPGETPPAESSMPEAGPYETHNPTKGWAKGPLTAILVVSAFIAAFFLVYAIILLI; encoded by the coding sequence ATGACCTACGTCAATCCCGATCCCGATCCGGAACGCACCACCGGCCTCGAAGCGGGTGGCGGCGTCCCACCGGGCGAAACCCCGCCCGCGGAGAGCAGCATGCCCGAGGCGGGCCCCTACGAGACCCACAACCCCACCAAGGGCTGGGCCAAGGGCCCCCTGACCGCGATCCTCGTCGTGTCCGCCTTCATCGCGGCGTTCTTCCTGGTCTACGCGATCATCCTGCTCATCTGA
- a CDS encoding glutamate--cysteine ligase yields MRTVGVEEELLLVDPETGEPRAMSAAVLARAEREDAGQDVFEKELHEQMVEFATHPQSSMERLHAEIVRCRKEAARHAEEIGCTVAALATSPLPVSPAIGVNERYRWMEEQYGIATREQLVMGCHVHVSVESDEEGVAVLDRLRPWLAVLTALSANSPFWQGKDSGYASYRSRVWQRWPSAGPTEPFESPERYHRRVAEMVATGAILDEGMVYFDARLSQRYPTVEVRVSDVALHAETAGLVATLTRALVETAAREWRDGREPAGPGVSLLRLAAWRAARSGLTGELLHPETMRRMPAEAVVRALLDHTADALADHGDLDRAREGCARLLRDGNGAMIQRDLLERTESLRDVVTECVRHTQA; encoded by the coding sequence GTGCGCACCGTGGGAGTGGAGGAGGAACTCCTCCTGGTCGATCCGGAGACCGGCGAACCGCGGGCGATGTCCGCGGCGGTGCTCGCCCGCGCCGAGCGGGAGGACGCCGGACAGGACGTCTTCGAGAAGGAACTGCACGAGCAGATGGTGGAGTTCGCCACCCACCCGCAGTCGTCCATGGAGCGCCTGCACGCGGAGATCGTCCGCTGCCGCAAGGAGGCCGCGCGCCACGCCGAGGAGATCGGCTGCACGGTCGCCGCGCTCGCCACGTCGCCGCTGCCGGTCAGCCCGGCGATCGGCGTCAACGAGCGGTACCGGTGGATGGAGGAGCAGTACGGCATCGCCACGCGCGAGCAGCTGGTCATGGGCTGCCATGTGCACGTGTCGGTGGAGTCCGACGAGGAGGGCGTCGCCGTCCTCGACCGGCTGCGGCCGTGGCTGGCGGTGCTGACCGCGCTGAGCGCCAACTCGCCGTTCTGGCAGGGCAAGGACTCGGGGTACGCGAGCTACCGCAGCCGGGTGTGGCAGCGCTGGCCGTCGGCGGGGCCGACCGAGCCGTTCGAGTCGCCGGAGCGGTACCACCGTCGGGTCGCCGAGATGGTGGCGACCGGCGCGATCCTCGACGAGGGCATGGTCTACTTCGACGCCCGGCTGTCCCAGCGGTACCCGACGGTGGAGGTGCGCGTCTCCGACGTCGCGCTGCACGCGGAGACGGCGGGGCTGGTGGCCACGCTGACGCGGGCGCTGGTGGAGACGGCGGCGCGCGAGTGGCGGGACGGCCGGGAGCCGGCCGGCCCGGGGGTGTCCCTGCTGCGGCTGGCCGCCTGGCGGGCGGCCCGCTCCGGCCTCACCGGCGAGCTGCTGCACCCGGAGACGATGCGCAGGATGCCCGCCGAGGCGGTCGTCCGCGCCCTCCTCGACCACACCGCGGACGCCCTCGCCGACCACGGCGACCTGGACCGCGCCCGCGAGGGCTGCGCACGCCTCCTGCGCGACGGCAACGGCGCCATGATCCAGCGCGACCTCCTGGAGCGCACGGAGAGCCTGCGCGACGTGGTCACGGAGTGCGTCCGCCACACACAGGCGTAA